The Marinilongibacter aquaticus genome has a window encoding:
- a CDS encoding sensor histidine kinase: MQKLRKNGLFYIHVFFWVTYFSFFFYRISFGKIGHESKDWTLGLADAVVQVLVFGLLSYLNYFYFLPQYLKDGKLGKFLFQFLSIFAVSVVLHLYFKKWLYEGAYQHTGEFFFHFTFVLQHTLNSLFVITFISLLRFVQNWADLEAKRKQMENDKLQAELRFLKEQINPHFLFNTLNNLYYLAHTQSPKTKDVVAKLSQMMRYMIYEANHEKVPVSNEIVYIKNYIELEKMRLDDEFRIKMEVEGNYDHLLITPLIFITFLENAFKHGIENGQADAWVHVHFKFENGTCEYTVENSLSPKKDNTKNEGIGLINTKRRLNLSYKNKHELQIEEREETFFVRLQVNLN; the protein is encoded by the coding sequence ATGCAAAAATTGCGGAAAAATGGACTTTTCTATATCCATGTCTTTTTTTGGGTCACCTACTTTTCTTTCTTTTTCTACCGTATTTCTTTCGGGAAAATAGGGCATGAAAGCAAAGATTGGACTTTGGGTTTGGCCGATGCGGTAGTGCAGGTTTTGGTCTTCGGTTTGCTGAGTTATTTGAACTACTTCTACTTTTTGCCGCAGTATTTAAAAGACGGCAAACTCGGGAAGTTCCTGTTTCAGTTTCTCTCGATTTTTGCCGTATCGGTGGTTTTGCACCTGTATTTCAAAAAATGGCTCTACGAAGGGGCGTACCAACATACAGGCGAGTTTTTCTTCCATTTCACCTTCGTCTTGCAGCATACCCTGAATTCGCTTTTTGTGATTACTTTCATTTCCCTGCTGCGGTTTGTGCAAAACTGGGCCGATTTAGAAGCGAAACGGAAGCAGATGGAAAACGATAAATTGCAAGCTGAACTCCGTTTTCTGAAAGAGCAGATCAATCCGCATTTTTTGTTCAATACCTTGAACAATCTTTACTATTTGGCCCATACGCAATCGCCCAAGACAAAGGATGTCGTGGCCAAACTTTCGCAGATGATGCGGTACATGATTTACGAGGCCAACCACGAAAAGGTGCCTGTGAGCAACGAGATTGTCTATATCAAGAATTACATTGAGCTGGAAAAGATGCGTTTGGACGATGAATTCAGGATAAAAATGGAAGTGGAGGGGAATTACGATCATCTGCTCATCACTCCGCTTATCTTCATTACTTTTTTAGAAAACGCTTTCAAGCACGGTATTGAAAATGGGCAGGCCGATGCATGGGTGCATGTGCATTTTAAATTCGAGAACGGAACCTGCGAATATACCGTAGAGAACAGTTTGTCGCCGAAAAAAGACAATACGAAAAACGAGGGGATTGGCTTGATTAATACAAAGCGGAGGTTAAATTTAAGCTACAAAAACAAACACGAACTGCAAATTGAAGAAAGGGAAGAGACCTTTTTTGTTCGCTTGCAGGTGAATTTGAACTGA
- the rpsJ gene encoding 30S ribosomal protein S10 translates to MSQKIRIKLKSFDHNLLDNSAEKIVKAVKSTGAVVSGPIPLPTKKEKFTVLRSPHVSKKSREQFQLCTYKRLIDIFSASPKTVDALMKLELPSGVDVEIKV, encoded by the coding sequence ATGTCACAAAAAATCAGAATCAAGCTGAAGTCTTTTGACCACAATTTGTTGGACAATTCAGCTGAGAAAATCGTTAAGGCGGTAAAATCGACTGGTGCTGTTGTAAGCGGCCCAATTCCATTGCCTACCAAGAAAGAAAAATTTACGGTATTGCGTTCACCGCACGTATCTAAAAAATCAAGAGAACAATTCCAATTGTGCACTTACAAGCGTTTGATCGACATTTTCTCGGCAAGCCCTAAAACTGTAGATGCCTTGATGAAACTGGAATTGCCTTCTGGTGTAGATGTAGAAATCAAAGTTTAA
- a CDS encoding LytR/AlgR family response regulator transcription factor, with product MSLQCVLVEDEPLARKLLQEYVSMTPGLELLKAFGNPLEALEFMRENKVDLLFSDIQMKEISGLTLLKLLKNKPQVVITSAYSEYALDGFELDVTDYLLKPITFERFLKAVEKVNARIAEKARPLLNKPVQERGRSAADDFMFFKDGSKMFKVKLADILYIQGLKDYVKVVTKEKQIVSLQTMKSLEESLPTDAFIRIHNSTIVSFDAIEEIEREQVKIGKEYFSVSDSYKKAFKAFIEEKKP from the coding sequence ATGAGTCTACAATGTGTCCTTGTCGAAGACGAACCTTTGGCCAGAAAGCTGTTGCAAGAATATGTGTCCATGACACCGGGCCTAGAGCTGCTCAAAGCGTTTGGCAATCCGCTTGAGGCTTTGGAGTTCATGCGGGAAAATAAAGTCGATCTACTGTTTTCCGACATTCAAATGAAAGAAATTAGTGGGCTCACTTTGTTGAAACTTTTGAAAAACAAACCGCAGGTTGTAATCACTTCGGCCTATTCTGAATACGCTCTGGATGGTTTCGAATTGGATGTGACGGATTATTTATTGAAGCCCATCACTTTTGAACGCTTTCTGAAGGCCGTGGAAAAAGTGAACGCCCGTATTGCCGAAAAGGCAAGACCCTTGCTCAATAAGCCGGTGCAAGAAAGGGGCCGCTCGGCAGCGGATGATTTTATGTTTTTCAAAGACGGCAGCAAGATGTTCAAGGTGAAACTGGCCGATATTTTGTACATCCAAGGTTTGAAAGATTATGTGAAGGTGGTGACAAAGGAAAAGCAGATCGTGAGCCTGCAAACCATGAAATCTTTGGAAGAGAGCTTGCCCACCGATGCGTTTATCCGCATTCACAATTCTACGATCGTGTCTTTCGATGCGATTGAAGAAATAGAACGTGAACAGGTGAAAATTGGCAAAGAATATTTTTCTGTGAGCGACAGCTACAAAAAGGCTTTCAAGGCCTTTATCGAAGAAAAGAAACCATAA
- a CDS encoding aldose 1-epimerase family protein, whose translation MVCLENDFLKVWIKPKGAELKSLVNKKNGVDHLWNADPYFWGKASPVLFPIVGALKNDEYVFEGESYSLPRHGFARDMMFSVESKSNEKAVFLLSANAETKTKYPFDFELRLIYTVQGNELKLTYEVQNTDSKTMYFSLGGHPAFAVPFEGAGTYPDYSIVFNKAENLSRFLLNKEGLLTGESEEMTLDEGKLHLSKELFYDDALVFKGLQSNVLKIVGKESSPSMKFKFEGFPFFGIWAAKNAPFVCLEPWCGVADNVQHNQELTEKEGIEKLTAGDLFSRAWSVEVN comes from the coding sequence ATGGTTTGTCTGGAAAACGATTTTTTGAAAGTATGGATTAAGCCCAAAGGGGCGGAATTGAAGAGTTTGGTGAACAAAAAGAATGGTGTAGACCATCTTTGGAACGCCGATCCGTACTTTTGGGGGAAAGCTTCGCCTGTGCTTTTCCCGATTGTGGGAGCATTGAAAAACGACGAATACGTTTTTGAAGGGGAAAGTTATTCGTTGCCCAGACACGGTTTTGCTCGGGATATGATGTTTTCTGTTGAGTCGAAAAGTAACGAGAAAGCGGTTTTTCTACTGAGTGCGAATGCCGAAACAAAAACCAAATATCCTTTCGATTTCGAGTTGCGTTTGATTTACACTGTGCAGGGCAACGAACTGAAATTGACTTACGAGGTGCAAAACACCGATTCGAAAACCATGTATTTCTCTTTGGGCGGGCACCCGGCTTTTGCTGTGCCTTTTGAAGGGGCCGGCACTTATCCCGATTATTCCATTGTGTTCAACAAGGCCGAAAACCTTTCTCGCTTTTTATTGAATAAAGAAGGATTATTGACGGGCGAATCTGAAGAAATGACTTTGGACGAAGGCAAACTTCATTTGAGTAAAGAATTGTTTTACGACGATGCTTTGGTTTTCAAAGGTTTGCAGTCGAATGTTTTGAAAATCGTAGGTAAAGAGAGTAGCCCAAGCATGAAATTCAAGTTTGAAGGCTTTCCGTTCTTCGGAATTTGGGCCGCAAAAAATGCTCCTTTTGTATGTCTTGAACCTTGGTGCGGCGTAGCCGATAATGTACAGCACAATCAAGAACTGACCGAGAAAGAAGGAATAGAAAAACTGACTGCGGGCGATCTGTTTTCTCGGGCGTGGTCGGTAGAAGTCAACTAG
- a CDS encoding valine--tRNA ligase: protein MEISKTYNPKETEDKWYKYWMDNGFFKSKPNPEKEPYTVVIPPPNVTGVLHMGHMLNNTIQDVLVRKARMEGKEACWVPGTDHASIATEAKVVAMLKERGINKADLSRDEFLKYCWEWTEKYGGIILSQLRKLGASCDWDRTRFTMEDNLYDAVIEVFVDLYNKGDIYRGYRMVNWDPEAKTTISDEEVIAKERAQKLVHIRYKGEEGDVVIATTRPETIMADAAICVNPEDERYTHLIGKKVKIPLIDREIEIIADEYVEMDFGTGCLKVTPAHDQNDFELGKKHNLEVIDILDDSAKLNEKALILVGEDRFVARKKIIKLLDEAGHLEKVEDYSSNVGTSERTGAIIEPKISLQWFLKMERLSKPAWENVMNDTIQLIPPKFKNTYNHWMENVRDWNISRQLWWGHRIPAYYLEDGTCIVAKSKKDALHIAREKYQLFALSEKDLTQDEDVLDTWFSSWLWPMSVFDGFKNPDNADINYYYPTNDLVTAPEILFFWVARMIIAGYEYKGQYPFKNVYLTGIVRDKQGRKMSKSLGNSPDPIDLMEKYGADGVRTGMLFSSPAGNDLPFDEKLCEQGRNFSNKIWNAFRLVKGWDVAENAENPNQLAIDWFESKMNAAIAEALDHYTKFRMSDALLTTYNLIWGDFCSQYLEMVKPAYSDGQSQPIDKATYEATISFFDSLMRLVHPWMPFISEEIWQNLAEREEKATICLTDFPTSGAVNQALLGDFEILFELVSWVRNTRQSKQLSPKEALPLEVKTSDVAKYEALQYLIEKLANVSSISFVNNVSGTSLVIKGDEFGLNLGELVDTEEEKEKLQKELEYAHGFLNSVQKKLSNERFVQNAKPDIVQRERDKMADAEAKIKALEEALAQLG, encoded by the coding sequence ATGGAGATTTCGAAAACGTACAATCCGAAGGAAACGGAAGATAAGTGGTATAAATATTGGATGGATAACGGCTTTTTCAAGTCAAAACCAAATCCAGAGAAGGAACCCTATACGGTGGTGATACCTCCGCCAAATGTGACGGGTGTGCTGCATATGGGCCACATGCTCAACAATACCATTCAAGATGTGTTGGTACGCAAGGCCCGAATGGAGGGCAAAGAAGCCTGTTGGGTGCCGGGTACAGACCACGCTTCCATTGCTACAGAAGCGAAAGTGGTGGCCATGTTGAAAGAGCGTGGCATCAATAAAGCGGATTTGAGCCGTGACGAATTCCTGAAATATTGTTGGGAGTGGACAGAAAAATACGGCGGGATTATCCTTTCGCAGTTACGTAAACTGGGTGCCTCTTGCGACTGGGACCGTACGCGGTTTACCATGGAAGACAACCTATATGATGCTGTAATCGAAGTTTTCGTTGATCTGTATAACAAAGGCGACATTTATCGCGGTTACCGTATGGTAAACTGGGATCCGGAAGCGAAAACAACCATTTCTGATGAAGAGGTTATTGCCAAAGAGCGTGCTCAGAAACTCGTGCATATACGCTACAAAGGCGAAGAGGGCGATGTGGTGATCGCCACGACGCGTCCCGAAACGATTATGGCCGATGCGGCCATTTGCGTAAATCCTGAAGACGAACGCTATACGCATTTGATTGGCAAGAAAGTGAAAATTCCCTTGATCGATAGAGAGATCGAGATCATTGCCGACGAGTATGTGGAAATGGATTTTGGAACGGGTTGCTTGAAGGTGACACCTGCTCACGACCAGAATGATTTTGAATTGGGCAAGAAGCACAATTTGGAGGTGATCGATATTTTGGACGATTCGGCCAAATTGAACGAAAAGGCCCTGATTCTTGTGGGCGAAGACCGTTTTGTGGCGAGAAAGAAAATAATCAAATTGCTCGACGAAGCTGGGCATTTGGAGAAAGTGGAAGACTACAGCTCGAATGTAGGGACCTCTGAGAGGACAGGGGCCATCATCGAGCCCAAAATATCTTTGCAGTGGTTTTTGAAAATGGAGCGTTTGAGCAAGCCTGCTTGGGAAAATGTGATGAACGATACCATTCAATTGATTCCGCCTAAATTCAAGAATACGTATAACCACTGGATGGAGAATGTCCGCGATTGGAACATCAGCCGTCAGCTTTGGTGGGGGCACCGTATTCCGGCTTATTATCTCGAAGACGGCACATGTATCGTGGCCAAAAGTAAAAAGGACGCTCTGCACATTGCCCGCGAAAAATATCAGCTTTTTGCTTTGAGTGAAAAGGATTTGACACAGGATGAAGATGTGTTGGACACGTGGTTTAGTTCTTGGCTTTGGCCGATGAGTGTTTTTGACGGCTTCAAGAACCCAGACAACGCGGACATCAATTATTATTACCCAACAAATGACTTGGTGACAGCTCCCGAAATTCTCTTTTTCTGGGTGGCTCGTATGATCATTGCCGGTTATGAGTACAAAGGACAATATCCGTTCAAAAATGTGTATTTGACAGGAATTGTGCGGGATAAACAGGGGCGGAAAATGTCCAAATCTTTGGGCAATTCACCCGATCCAATCGACCTGATGGAAAAATACGGAGCCGATGGCGTGCGTACGGGTATGTTGTTCAGTTCGCCGGCGGGTAATGATCTGCCTTTTGACGAAAAGCTTTGTGAACAAGGGCGAAATTTTTCGAATAAGATATGGAACGCTTTCCGTTTGGTGAAAGGTTGGGACGTGGCCGAAAACGCCGAAAACCCTAATCAATTGGCCATCGATTGGTTCGAGTCGAAAATGAATGCGGCCATTGCCGAAGCTCTGGATCATTATACCAAATTCCGTATGTCGGATGCTCTTCTGACCACCTACAATTTGATTTGGGGCGATTTCTGTTCGCAATATTTAGAAATGGTGAAGCCTGCGTATAGCGATGGGCAAAGCCAACCTATTGATAAAGCCACGTATGAGGCCACAATTTCTTTCTTCGATTCTCTTATGCGTTTGGTGCATCCATGGATGCCTTTCATTTCGGAAGAGATTTGGCAGAACCTAGCGGAAAGAGAGGAGAAAGCAACCATTTGTCTGACGGATTTTCCTACTTCGGGGGCGGTGAATCAAGCCTTATTGGGCGATTTCGAAATCCTTTTTGAGTTGGTTTCATGGGTTAGAAATACGCGACAAAGCAAGCAATTGTCTCCAAAAGAGGCTTTGCCATTGGAGGTGAAAACGTCTGATGTGGCGAAATACGAAGCTTTGCAGTATTTGATCGAAAAATTGGCCAATGTATCGTCGATATCTTTTGTGAACAATGTGTCGGGTACTTCTTTGGTGATCAAAGGCGATGAATTTGGTCTAAACTTGGGCGAACTGGTCGATACGGAAGAAGAAAAGGAGAAGTTGCAAAAAGAACTGGAATATGCCCATGGTTTCCTGAATTCTGTACAAAAGAAGCTATCGAATGAGCGCTTTGTGCAAAATGCCAAGCCGGATATTGTGCAACGTGAACGCGATAAAATGGCGGACGCGGAAGCCAAAATAAAAGCGTTGGAAGAAGCCCTGGCCCAGCTCGGCTAG